From one Terriglobia bacterium genomic stretch:
- a CDS encoding metallophosphoesterase — MATPIVVRYGNIQEAFEQNPGDVLQAINDGATSAAGGDTQQGTAMVAAWNNAVAELAKDDKGAGLMSSPRDDLASRIQTSIAQHAVEQAKLQQVQPSTVISTPGGDFEAPEIVEVKFSNADLIGWIGMSWKLIFKPERHPWINPPVEPEKLANDAIIALFGDWATGLYGAPVISQHVAKLDRCDVVLHLGDTYYSGGDDEVVRRLVDDWPKRDGKSVNRTLNGNHEMYSGGHGYFTALQNFFNQQASCFAMQNDNWLIIGLDTAYVDSDLAGTQVDWLNSMVAAAGTRKLILFSHHQPFSQLDSQGPQLQQKLHDLLNKQRIYAWFWGHEHRLVLYEPHSQWGFKGRCVGHGGFPAFRDNLPGAGGKIYQWIRLTAQPHVPAARLLDGPNFWVTQDPEGYNPNGYAVLEFAGPKCFETYRTADGIAVTGRVEL, encoded by the coding sequence ATGGCGACCCCGATAGTAGTCCGATACGGGAATATCCAGGAAGCATTCGAACAGAACCCGGGCGACGTTCTCCAGGCTATTAATGATGGGGCCACGAGCGCTGCAGGAGGCGATACGCAGCAAGGTACGGCAATGGTAGCTGCATGGAACAACGCCGTCGCCGAACTCGCAAAAGATGACAAAGGAGCCGGGCTGATGTCGTCGCCTCGCGACGATCTTGCGTCCCGAATTCAGACAAGCATCGCGCAGCATGCTGTCGAACAGGCAAAGCTGCAACAGGTGCAACCGTCTACCGTAATAAGCACTCCTGGAGGCGATTTCGAAGCTCCGGAAATCGTGGAAGTCAAGTTCAGCAATGCCGATCTGATTGGCTGGATTGGAATGTCATGGAAGCTTATTTTTAAACCCGAAAGACATCCCTGGATCAATCCTCCGGTGGAGCCCGAGAAACTCGCCAATGACGCAATCATCGCGCTTTTTGGTGATTGGGCCACTGGACTGTATGGCGCACCGGTTATTTCACAACACGTTGCGAAGTTGGATCGTTGCGATGTTGTTCTTCACCTTGGTGATACCTACTATTCCGGTGGAGACGACGAAGTTGTGCGGCGGCTTGTGGACGATTGGCCGAAGCGTGACGGGAAGAGCGTGAATCGGACTTTGAATGGAAATCATGAAATGTATTCGGGAGGACACGGCTATTTTACGGCCTTGCAGAACTTTTTTAATCAACAGGCGAGTTGTTTTGCGATGCAGAATGACAACTGGCTGATTATTGGGCTCGATACGGCATACGTCGACAGCGATCTGGCCGGCACCCAGGTGGACTGGTTAAATTCAATGGTCGCCGCCGCGGGTACACGGAAGTTGATTCTGTTTTCGCACCACCAGCCGTTCTCACAATTGGATTCCCAAGGTCCCCAACTGCAACAGAAATTGCATGATCTTCTGAACAAGCAGCGCATCTATGCATGGTTCTGGGGGCACGAGCACCGGTTGGTGCTTTACGAACCTCATTCGCAGTGGGGTTTTAAAGGGCGTTGCGTGGGGCACGGAGGGTTTCCTGCATTTCGGGACAACCTGCCCGGTGCGGGCGGCAAAATCTACCAGTGGATTCGCCTTACTGCACAACCCCATGTTCCCGCCGCCAGGCTCCTGGATGGCCCCAATTTTTGGGTGACTCAAGACCCCGAGGGATATAACCCGAATGGCTACGCCGTGCTCGAATTCGCAGGGCCGAAATGTTTTGAGACGTACCGCACCGCAGACGGAATAGCTGTCACCGGAAGAGTAGAACTCTAG